From the Streptococcus halotolerans genome, the window GCTAAAAAAATGGATAAATTAGCAACTGGTGTTCTCTACACCATTGCAGCGATTATCGTCGCAATCTTGGCATCGCTCATCCTCTTTATTTTGGTTCGCGGTCTGCCTCATATCAGTTGGTCCTTCTTGACTGGTAAATCTTCTTCATACGAAGCAGGTGGTGGTATTGGGATTCAACTATACAACTCCTTGTTCCTACTTGTAACAACCTTGATTATTTCAGTTCCTTTGTCAATGGGTGCAGGGATCTATCTTGCAGAATATGCTAAAAAAGGTCGTTTGACGAATTTCATTCGCACCTGTATCGAAATTTTATCTTCATTGCCATCAGTGGTTGTTGGTTTGTTTGGTTACTTGATTTTCGTTGTGCAATTTGAATATGGTTTTTCAATCATTTCTGGTGCCCTTGCCTTGACAGTCTTCAATCTTCCCCAAATGACGCGTACGGTTGAAGATAGTCTACGTACGGTTCATCACACACAACGCGAAGCAGGTTTAGCACTAGGTTTATCACGCTGGGAAACTGTTTTACATGTTGTCGTTCCGGAAGCCTTGCCTGGTATTGTAACGGGGATTGTCTTGGCTTCAGGACGTATTTTTGGAGAAGCAGCAGCCTTGATCTACACAGCTGGTCAATCAGCTCCGGCACTTGACTGGTCAAACTGGAATCCTCTAAGCGTAACCAGCCCGATCTCACCTTTCCGTCAGTCTGAAACCTTAGCTGTTCATATTTGGAAAGTTAATAGCGAAGGAACCATTCCTGATGCTACTCTTGTATCGGCAGGATCAGCAGCAGTCTTACTCATCTTTATTTTGATTTTCAACCTGTCTGCTCGCTTTATTGGTAAGAAATTACATGAAAAATTAACATCAGCTACATGATAAGGAGTTTATATGCCTGAGTATAATTGGGATGAAAGACATATTATCACTTTCCCTGAAGATAACCTCATTTTATCTACCAATGACTTGCATGTTTATTATGGTAAAAATGAAGCTATCAAAGGAATTGATATGCAGTTCGAAAAAAATAAAATTACAGCTTTGATTGGTCCATCAGGATGTGGCAAGTCAACCTTCTTGCGTAGTTTAAATCGTATGAATGATACGATTGATATTGCTAAAGTGACAGGTGAAATCATGTATCAAGGGATTGATGTCAACGCACCTGAAATCAATGTTTATGAAATGCGTAAGCACATTGGGATGGTTTTCCAACGCCCTAACCCATTTGCAAAATCGATTTATAATAATATCACTTTTGCTCATGAGCGTGCTGGTATTCGCGACAAAAAAGTGTTGGATGAAATTGTTGAAACCTCTCTAAAACAAGTTGGTCTATGGGATAAGGTAAAAGATGATCTTCATAAATCAGCTTTTACACTGTCCGGTGGACAGCAACAGCGTTTATGTATTGCTCGCGCAATTTCTGTAAAACCTGATATCCTTTTGATGGATGAGCCAGCATCAAATTTAGACCCAATTGCAACTATGCAACTGGAAGAAACTATGTTTGAGTTGAAAAAAAATTACTCTATCATTATCGTTACGCACAACATGCAACAAGCTGCACGTGCTAGTGATTACACAGCCTTTTTCTACCTAGGTGATTTGATTGAATATGACAAAACCAAAACCATTTTCCAAAATGCTAAGTTACAGTCAACCAGCGATTATGTTTCAGGACGTTTTGGATAGGAAGGAGAACGAATGACAAAACCAATTTTACAAGTCCGCGATTTGTCGGTATATTATGGTAAGAAAAAAGCTTTGAATAATGTGTCACTCGATATTTTTCCAAACGAAATCACAACCCTGATTGGTCCATCTGGTTCTGGTAAGTCCACTCTTCTTAGAGCCATTAACCGTATGGGAGATTTAAATCCAGAATGGTCTTTAACGGGTTCTATTAGCTATGATGGTCAAAACATTTATAGTCCGAGAACAGATACTGTAGACCTGCGCAAAGAGATTGGAATGGTATTCCAGCAACCGAATCCCTTTCCAATGTCCATTTATGAAAACGTTGTTTACGGTTTACGTATCAAGGGTGTCAAAGATAAAGCGATTCTTGATGAAGCAGTGGAAAAATCTTTGATAGGTGCCTCCATCTGGAATGAAGTTAAAGATCGACTTAATGATTCTGCGCTTGGTTTGTCTGGTGGCCAGCAGCAACGTATTTGTGTGGCACGTGTCTTAGCAACAAGCCCACGCATCATCCTCTTAGATGAGCCAACATCAGCCTTAGACCCTATTTCAGCAGGGAAAATTGAAGAGACCTTGTACGGACTTAAAAAAGACTATACGATGGTTGTTGTAAC encodes:
- the pstB gene encoding phosphate ABC transporter ATP-binding protein PstB; the encoded protein is MPEYNWDERHIITFPEDNLILSTNDLHVYYGKNEAIKGIDMQFEKNKITALIGPSGCGKSTFLRSLNRMNDTIDIAKVTGEIMYQGIDVNAPEINVYEMRKHIGMVFQRPNPFAKSIYNNITFAHERAGIRDKKVLDEIVETSLKQVGLWDKVKDDLHKSAFTLSGGQQQRLCIARAISVKPDILLMDEPASNLDPIATMQLEETMFELKKNYSIIIVTHNMQQAARASDYTAFFYLGDLIEYDKTKTIFQNAKLQSTSDYVSGRFG
- the pstA gene encoding phosphate ABC transporter permease PstA, with the translated sequence MNAKKMDKLATGVLYTIAAIIVAILASLILFILVRGLPHISWSFLTGKSSSYEAGGGIGIQLYNSLFLLVTTLIISVPLSMGAGIYLAEYAKKGRLTNFIRTCIEILSSLPSVVVGLFGYLIFVVQFEYGFSIISGALALTVFNLPQMTRTVEDSLRTVHHTQREAGLALGLSRWETVLHVVVPEALPGIVTGIVLASGRIFGEAAALIYTAGQSAPALDWSNWNPLSVTSPISPFRQSETLAVHIWKVNSEGTIPDATLVSAGSAAVLLIFILIFNLSARFIGKKLHEKLTSAT
- the pstB gene encoding phosphate ABC transporter ATP-binding protein PstB, with translation MTKPILQVRDLSVYYGKKKALNNVSLDIFPNEITTLIGPSGSGKSTLLRAINRMGDLNPEWSLTGSISYDGQNIYSPRTDTVDLRKEIGMVFQQPNPFPMSIYENVVYGLRIKGVKDKAILDEAVEKSLIGASIWNEVKDRLNDSALGLSGGQQQRICVARVLATSPRIILLDEPTSALDPISAGKIEETLYGLKKDYTMVVVTRSMQQASRISDRTGFFLDGHLIEFENTKTMFMKPKHKETEDYITGKFG